TCTCTAGATGATGCAGAAGTAGGCGGGGTTACTATGACCAACAACTCTCGTGTGAGCCTTATGAAGAAACTAAtgagagaagaagacacaGAGGTAGATACCAGTCCAGTGAAGGAACCTGAACCGGTGAAAATCTTGGCCGCTTCCAGATGTATTTTGCTGAAAAACATGTTTGATCCCAAAGAGTAAGTATCAACAGGTAGTGACTTGTGGCAGGTCGAATAACAGACAGATTGACTAACATATATGTAGGGAAACTGGGGACGATTGGGTGCATGAGTTGGAAGAAGACGTTAGTGCCGAATGTGAAGAGAAGTACGGTAAAGTCCAACATATCAGTGTAGATCGCTATTCCGAAGGTGAGATTTATGTCAAGTTTGACACTGAGGAGGCTGGTCAATTAGCTGTCAAAGGATTGAACGGTCGTTATTTTGGTGGCCGCAAGGTCACTGCTTCACCAATGGTGGAGAGAGTTTATTTAATGAAGTTCCCGAAATCATAAACCTGATATGTAAATATGAGATAACGCACAAAAGTTGTTTTTCTAGTCTTATTACATAACTAAATACAAATGTCACGATTAAAATTGAATGAGGGTgtcgctgcctccggcggctggggctatgccccagaccccgtggctcctctcgcttcgctcgagtcgagatTGGGAGATTGTTCGTAATACATGAATAAATACAGATATGTCATgattaaattaaataatatGTAACCTCACCTTTAGACCGAGACTACGTTTTTCAGCGTGTACGTAACAAGTATGCTTAAAGTGAAAACCAGAAAAGAGTACTGACAGATGAGGTACGCTGCCAGACAATCTATTTGGATATGGCTTTCTCCGGGTGGGGTGAACATTGCCGTGATATAAAGCTGGCTCGTTGCGGTTGGAACTCCTGCCGTGACTATCATCACGAAAATGGCCATTGTGTTATCTTCGTCAATCCAATTTAGAGCAAGTAACTTTTTCACCCAGAGGACCGAAATGATTGGCAACACCACGAGTTTTAGCACTGACATTAATGCCATACTTTTCCAGAATCCTTTGGGAAACTGCTTTACCTCAAGTCTCGCAATGGTGGCACCCAACATTGAAAGTCCTAATGGAACACATGCGTTTCCGACGAATGAAGTGAAATCCATTACAAAATCTAGGACTGGCTGGTTATCTGGTGCATATGGAATATTGAACTGATCAGGATTTTTGTTATCAGCATCGATATAAAACAACCTTCGTAACGGTGGAGCCATTGAGACAGCCAACGAAAGAAATAACGACATGCTAATGGGTCGCAGGAAATTCGCTAAAAACACCTTCAAATAGCTGTAAAATTTGGGTTTGGGCGGTTGCACATCTGTCTCGTTTGGTGAAACCGATTCACAATCTTTTGACTCATTTTCAGTCCGATTTTTAGATGGCAAAGGTGAAGCATCTGTAGTTGTGCCTGTAGAAGTATTACTGACGGGATTCGCAGAGCATGATTCTTCGGTGCCTCCTAAAGTTTGCAACTCTCGAACAGCACTATATGACAAAATGACATCTTGTAAGTTTTCAGATTCCGAAGCATCAGGTAAACTATTAGTTGGTCTAATGTCACCTGCTGTACCAGAAAGCCTTGATAATCTAGCTGGTCTTCTGTAACCCACAGTGGTTGCAGCACCGGGAGCCACAGATATGGAATCCGAGCGAGTACGCAAATAGATCGATTCTCCGTACCTTGGATCACTCATAACTCTACTAAAACTGCTCTCAGATTTCCTCGATGGTCGGTGTGTTCTCTTTTCATACTCGTCATGGTCGGCAGTATATCTCTGTGGAAGACCAGACTCATCATCGCTTGCAACGGCATTTTCAtagtcatcatcttcaatacCTTCACCCATCCGTATTGTAGGCTCAGTTGCCGTACTATTAATATCCTGTAATGAAACATCGCCATTTCCAATGGTATGGTTTCTATTTCTCCAGCTACGAATAGCTCTAGCTCCTCTTCTCACACCATCCACACTGATTATAGGAGTCGTTACCTCGTCGGCCTCTGGGTCGTGTACTCTATACTTGAAATCCGACCCAATCAAAGACACTCCTCCAAGATTGAACATGCaaataatgaaaacaaCCACAAAAATAACAGCATAGGCAGTGCCTTGTTGagcagaaccagctggAAACAGGCTACTGCTAGCTAAAGTGGTGATATAAGCAATAGGAAGGTCTGAAGAGTTATTGAAtcctccagcagcaacgaCTCCACCGAACCATTTCCTGGGATTTGGTGTCGCATACCAGACTATCAGACCAAAAGCCAACCCTATGGCCGTATACATAAATGAGGTCAAAGCGACCACGCCTATTACCTTGATCTCTGAGTCATTCAAACAAGAAACCACATTATAAAAAATCAAGCATGgcataaaaaaattaataataatcataGAGATATGCTGACATGTTTCCACAGTCAggatcttttttttggccagAATAAACCCCAGTGCACAGTTGAGAAAGATTTTAAACAACGGCTTCACCGAAATGTATATAGCGGTTCCTATAGGTATTGCCATCTTGGAACCATGTGACCCGTGTCAAAACGAGTGATCTGTGTGGGATTTCTTCTGAACGAGCGAAACCAAATACCAAATCCTCTACCTTCTTACCTCCATTACCAGacacaaacaaaatccTCTCTCCAGcaaacaataaaataaattatgaCCCTTACTTATCAGATACTGCCGATCCCGTTCCTCATGTATGCCCGTGGGGGCATCTCCGGTCTCGGCTCGGCGGCTACTGGCGGACATGCAGGGTCTCCACCTCCAGGGccggggtgtgcctccggcggctggggctccgccccagaccccgtagctcctgcttcgcaggagatggcgggGACCGTCGAtggaacgactcgagcggagcgagaggagcaggggggtctggggcgcagccacagccgccggaggcaggccggCACGAGCGAAACGTGAACCCCACCAGACAGAGAATCCAGAGGAGTCTGGTGAGCCCAGTGGCAAGCGTAATTTTTACCCGTAATGCAGTTTCCAAGTcgaagttgaagttgaacCCTGTAGATCCGTGCATGAGGCAGTGCGTGGAGACAGTCCCTCCAGTACCCGTTCCGGAGACAGAAACAGGCCCAGAAATAGTACAGTTGCAACAGTTGCCCAATAGGTTCTTGTTGGAGCCCGTTTGGCAATTGTTTTGTCATTTTGGACCCACCGTGGATGTCGGTCGGTTCAGGGCCCAGTGGGCGCAGTCTCCTTTATCTGCATATCGAGCGATGAAGTGAGGTGCATATCCTGATCTCCTGTCGACAGCAGGTTCAACATTgacaaaataaacagtGGCATagtgtttttttgttactGGATTTTTAGTCTTTTCGGCTATTCGTTGGAAAGCAGACATACTCTAGAATCATCAGGAGCCTCGGAAACAGAGGTGCTAATTATGAAAGTTTGTTAGATCAAGGTCTGGATATTGGTTCCCGCGTTTTCTATTGTTGATCCTCTGAGGAGTTACTTTCAAGCTGTTGGTCTTTCGGACTCTCGGAGCACTTCGGCGGGGTGTGGGCTGTTTGCCTGCTGTATCTCGACCTTCTGCCTCAGCTGCCTTTGGATTGACCCATAACTTTAGTACCGTTAAACGGGTTGCTAACAAATCACCTGTGAATACAGATATAAACACAGCCTCGAATCTCCCTAGACGACCTCGTCTGTTCCCAAAATTTAGCTGGAGATCTCTGTACCAACAgccattgttgttgaattGGTATTTGAACTGGAAATCGCCATTTCGAAAGAAGCGTAGTCGAGTAAGAAGGTTACTTCGGACCTGGCACCTCTATACAGCAGTTCGCAGAAGGTTGGACAGGTATAGAATCCGCAGAAGATTATATTATCGGAAACTAAAAATGGCATCGTCGAATGGACATGGAGGATTCTATGGACAGAATGTGTCGTCCTCGACGTCGTTTAGCTCTTCATCTGCAACATCATGGGTTTCGAGAAAAGACCAAGTGGTCAAGTttctgaaaacaaaaagagatGAATATATCTCGGCTGATACTAATGGATATGGAGCAGGCATCTCTCGAGGAATAGCAGATCCTGATAATGATCACTTGGCTTTTCAGTTAAGTCGTCTTCCAAGAGAAGCGGCGTTTAGACAGGCTGAAGTGGTTCGTCCTGAAGACAAGATGTATATTAATGGCCCACCACCTCCCAATCCTCCTTTCCGTGATGAGAGTTTGACTCTATATCCTTCGTATTCCCGCAAGTTAGATAGTGGTGAATATGATGTCGATGTTAGAGGAAGGTTATACTTACCAGCAGTTCTTAATCGTAAAGCGAGAATAGCACAATCAGTGGTGATGAGATTTTCAGGCTTGACATCTGGAGGAGGCAATACAGCTGCAAATACCCCCAGTTTAGATCAACTCAATGGAGTCGACTTTAGTAATTATGAGTATGGGTTAGATGAGCAAGATGTTCCAGGCCCGCAGTCAACCAGAGGCGTCGATAGAGGTATAGGTATAGATGATGGTGACTTGCGTCGACCAATACATCATACTAGTACGACTAGCACTACCAGCTCACAGTCATCACGGTCATCGAGGTCTAGTCGCTTTTcgaatgaagaagagactTTTAAAGAGAGGTTTGCAACTGTGCTAACAAGAGGAGCACCTGATCGAGAACTAAAAGTTAGAGTAGGACTCGAGGGGAATCATCAGTCGGTAGTGGCTAAAGTGACTACATTTTCCGATGGTCGGTTTTTAATCAGAATTCGAGTACCATCACGACCAGCCATGATCCATGTTGAGGCAAGTGATGATGTGCATGCAATTATTGAGCCATTGGTTATTGGCGATACAAAAGACAGCAAGATCTCGGTTATTACTGACATAGACGATACGATTAAGCATACAGGAATAGCAACCGAGAAACGACAGGTTTTCAGAAACGTACTAGCACGCCATTACGACGATATTGCAATTGAAGGAGTCGTTGACTGGTACTCTGATTTGGAAAAAGAAGGGGTCAAGTTTCACTATGTTTCTAATTCGCCATGGCAATTGTATCCAGTGATTGCCGAGTATATGAGCCACACTAAACTGCCAAAGGGATCTATTCATTTGAAACCGTATACAGGATTGATATCAGGAATGCTCGAACCGAGTTcggagaaaaagaaggtCACATTGCACAATGTTGTCAAGGACTTCCCCGACCGTCGATTTATTCTTATTGGTGACTCTGGAGAAAAGGATTTAGAGGCATACTACGACCTGGCTACACAGTTTCCTAAACAGATTCTAGCCATTTACATCCGTGATGTGACCTTGCCGGCAGATGATATATTTCTACAGGAGTATATTGCAGCCACGGGATATATCCCAACTCCAGGCGAGATTGATTCGTATGAATCAAGTGCTGAGGCGGGAAGAAGTGGTCGTATGATGGCTCGCCAGCAGAAACTAAGAGATGCTCGAGGCCGTGAGGCTGCTCAAGACAGATCAATTGGCAGGAAGTCTGAACCGaaatcagaaccagaacctCGTAGTGTTGCCaactcagcagcatcgaTTCCAGATCTCATTGACCTTTCCGACCCCgagccagcaccagcacaACCAGAACGTGAACGTGAGCAAGATCTCGACCGACCCAGTCTGCCGCCACGGCCCAatcccaccaccaccaccaccacctcaaacagcaccacctccaacagcagcagcagcaccaccacgaACCAACCTCTGCCATTATCACCACATAAAGTGCCCCGAAAAGCAGCGCCTCCTATTCCCCAGAAACCGGCAAACCTCCGACCACCTCCACATGCCAACACGGTTCCTCCCGAAGCACCCTGGTCCCGGCtttctgctgctaacaCCACCGCTCACTCACGACTCAACGAGCCAGTGCACTCGAAATCCGAAGTCAATGGTTCTGGAACTCACATCCAACCGACAAGCTCGTCCACCACAgaaacaccaccacccctTCCTCCTCGACGAGTAGCAACGGTTCCTACCACGAACCCGAAACACACCAACTCCAGCGTGAACCCGGACGTACTGATTATGAACTCGGAGCAAAACGACTACGGCCAGCTGGTGCTCGACAAAAAAGTCGAGCAATGGAAGTCCCGCTACACACGATCGCGAATGGGACTCCCCGGCGGCATCAAACTTCGCATGTGGAAGGTAGGCAGCGACCTCCGAGACGAAAGCATCGCCCTCGTGCGCGACAACAGAGCGAACTAGCCAAACTATTTATACTCC
This is a stretch of genomic DNA from Sugiyamaella lignohabitans strain CBS 10342 chromosome C, complete sequence. It encodes these proteins:
- the APP1 gene encoding phosphatidate phosphatase APP1 (Phosphatidate phosphatase, converts phosphatidate to diacylglycerol; App1p, Pah1p, Dpp1p, and Lpp1p are responsible for all the phosphatidate phosphatase activity; component of cortical actin patches; interacts with components of endocytic pathway; GO_component: GO:0030479 - actin cortical patch [Evidence IEA]; GO_component: GO:0030479 - actin cortical patch [Evidence IDA] [PMID 11489916]; GO_component: GO:0015629 - actin cytoskeleton [Evidence IPI] [PMID 10992286]; GO_component: GO:0005737 - cytoplasm [Evidence IEA]; GO_component: GO:0005856 - cytoskeleton [Evidence IEA]; GO_function: GO:0016787 - hydrolase activity [Evidence IEA]; GO_function: GO:0008195 - phosphatidate phosphatase activity [Evidence IEA]; GO_function: GO:0008195 - phosphatidate phosphatase activity [Evidence IDA,IMP] [PMID 23071111]; GO_function: GO:0008195 - phosphatidate phosphatase activity [Evidence IDA] [PMID 23335564]; GO_process: GO:0030036 - actin cytoskeleton organization [Evidence IPI] [PMID 10992286]; GO_process: GO:0044255 - cellular lipid metabolic process [Evidence IMP] [PMID 23071111]; GO_process: GO:0016311 - dephosphorylation [Evidence IEA]; GO_process: GO:0006629 - lipid metabolic process [Evidence IEA]); translation: MASSNGHGGFYGQNVSSSTSFSSSSATSWVSRKDQVVKFLKTKRDEYISADTNGYGAGISRGIADPDNDHLAFQLSRLPREAAFRQAEVVRPEDKMYINGPPPPNPPFRDESLTLYPSYSRKLDSGEYDVDVRGRLYLPAVLNRKARIAQSVVMRFSGLTSGGGNTAANTPSLDQLNGVDFSNYEYGLDEQDVPGPQSTRGVDRGIGIDDGDLRRPIHHTSTTSTTSSQSSRSSRSSRFSNEEETFKERFATVLTRGAPDRELKVRVGLEGNHQSVVAKVTTFSDGRFLIRIRVPSRPAMIHVEASDDVHAIIEPLVIGDTKDSKISVITDIDDTIKHTGIATEKRQVFRNVLARHYDDIAIEGVVDWYSDLEKEGVKFHYVSNSPWQLYPVIAEYMSHTKLPKGSIHLKPYTGLISGMLEPSSEKKKVTLHNVVKDFPDRRFILIGDSGEKDLEAYYDLATQFPKQILAIYIRDVTLPADDIFLQEYIAATGYIPTPGEIDSYESSAEAGRSGRMMARQQKLRDARGREAAQDRSIGRKSEPKSEPEPRSVANSAASIPDLIDLSDPEPAPAQPEREREQDLDRPSLPPRPNPTTTTTTSNSTTSNSSSSTTTNQPLPLSPHKVPRKAAPPIPQKPANLRPPPHANTVPPEAPWSRLSAANTTAHSRLNEPVHSKSEVNGSGTHIQPTSSSTTETPPPLPPRRVATVPTTNPKHTNSSVNPDVLIMNSEQNDYGQLVLDKKVEQWKSRYTRSRMGLPGGIKLRMWKVGSDLRDESIALVRDNRAN
- the ECM3 gene encoding putative ATPase ECM3 (Non-essential hypothetical protein; involved in signal transduction and the genotoxic response; induced rapidly in response to treatment with 8-methoxypsoralen and UVA irradiation; relocalizes from ER to cytoplasm upon DNA replication stress; ECM3 has a paralog, YNL095C, that arose from the whole genome duplication; GO_component: GO:0005737 - cytoplasm [Evidence IDA] [PMID 22842922]; GO_component: GO:0005783 - endoplasmic reticulum [Evidence IEA]; GO_component: GO:0005783 - endoplasmic reticulum [Evidence IDA] [PMID 14562095]; GO_component: GO:0005783 - endoplasmic reticulum [Evidence IDA] [PMID 22842922]; GO_component: GO:0005789 - endoplasmic reticulum membrane [Evidence IEA]; GO_component: GO:0016021 - integral component of membrane [Evidence IEA,IEA]; GO_component: GO:0016021 - integral component of membrane [Evidence ISM] [PMID 12192589]; GO_component: GO:0016020 - membrane [Evidence IEA]; GO_function: GO:0016887 - ATPase activity [Evidence ISS] [PMID 9200815]; GO_process: GO:0008150 - biological_process [Evidence ND]; GO_process: GO:0055085 - transmembrane transport [Evidence IEA]), which encodes MYTAIGLAFGLIVWYATPNPRKWFGGVVAAGGFNNSSDLPIAYITTLASSSLFPAGSAQQGTAYAVIFVVVFIICMFNLGGVSLIGSDFKYRVHDPEADEVTTPIISVDGVRRGARAIRSWRNRNHTIGNGDVSLQDINSTATEPTIRMGEGIEDDDYENAVASDDESGLPQRYTADHDEYEKRTHRPSRKSESSFSRVMSDPRYGESIYLRTRSDSISVAPGAATTVGYRRPARLSRLSGTAGDIRPTNSLPDASESENLQDVILSYSAVRELQTLGGTEESCSANPVSNTSTGTTTDASPLPSKNRTENESKDCESVSPNETDVQPPKPKFYSYLKVFLANFLRPISMSLFLSLAVSMAPPLRRLFYIDADNKNPDQFNIPYAPDNQPVLDFVMDFTSFVGNACVPLGLSMLGATIARLEVKQFPKGFWKSMALMSVLKLVVLPIISVLWVKKLLALNWIDEDNTMAIFVMIVTAGVPTATSQLYITAMFTPPGESHIQIDCLAAYLICQYSFLVFTLSILVTYTLKNVVSV